The following proteins come from a genomic window of Mariniflexile sp. TRM1-10:
- a CDS encoding type II toxin-antitoxin system VapC family toxin, which translates to MIKRIFIDTNVMLDFLGERKPFYEPIAKIATLAEKEKLTMVVSPLSFATVNYFLSKFESPEISREKLRKFKIISEICSLDEQTVEKGLNASMKDFEDALQYFSATESDCEIIITRNGKDFKKSLIPVMTADEFLKSLTKK; encoded by the coding sequence ATGATTAAAAGGATTTTTATAGACACCAATGTCATGCTGGACTTTTTAGGGGAACGAAAACCTTTTTATGAACCGATTGCGAAAATCGCCACTTTGGCAGAAAAGGAAAAATTAACCATGGTCGTTTCCCCGCTTTCATTCGCAACAGTAAACTATTTCCTTTCAAAATTTGAGAGCCCAGAAATTTCAAGAGAAAAACTACGCAAGTTCAAAATAATAAGCGAAATATGTTCTCTTGATGAACAAACGGTTGAAAAGGGGCTGAATGCATCAATGAAAGATTTTGAAGATGCTTTACAGTATTTTAGTGCTACCGAATCGGACTGCGAGATTATAATAACAAGGAATGGAAAGGATTTTAAAAAATCATTAATCCCAGTAATGACAGCAGATGAATTCTTAAAAAGTTTGACTAAAAAATGA
- a CDS encoding DUF6364 family protein — protein sequence MDTKLTLKLNQRVIEKAKEYASNKKVSLSRIVEAYLQSLTSENDTSEFQISPFVKSIATGTEIPTDLDYKKEYADYLIKKHK from the coding sequence ATGGACACTAAATTGACTTTAAAACTTAATCAAAGGGTTATTGAGAAAGCAAAAGAATATGCTTCCAATAAAAAAGTAAGCCTTTCTCGCATTGTAGAAGCCTATTTACAATCCCTGACATCGGAAAATGACACTTCGGAGTTTCAGATTTCACCTTTTGTAAAAAGTATTGCTACAGGAACTGAAATCCCAACAGATTTGGACTATAAAAAAGAGTATGCCGATTATTTAATAAAAAAACATAAATGA